The Anaerolineae bacterium genomic interval GCCCCGGCGCTGGTCCCCGCCACCGCGCGGACCCGGTAGCCCTGCTCTTCCAAGACGCGCAACACGCCCAGATGGGCGAAGCCTTTGGAGCCGCCGCCTCCTAAGGCCAGGGTAATCTCAGGCATCGTCTTCTCCTTGGGTGGCATAAGCCGCCGTATCCAGCCCGTGGAGGAAGACCTCGAGGGCCTGTTCGACGGCCTGGGGAATGTCGGGTTGGTTAAGCAGGGTGGGCTGATGCAAAACGCCGGCCAGTAGGCCGAGCAGCATGGTGGCCAGGGTGGCGGATGGGGCCACCGGTCGGATTTGCCCTTGTTGAAGGGCCTCCTGGAGGACCGTGGCGAAAGGCTCGATCACGGCTTGCCAGGCCTGACGGAACAAGGTTTTGCGTTCCTCCGGAGGGGCGTCCTTCCAGGCGCTGATGTCACGCCGGAGAGCGAACATGGAGGTCCGGTGTTCGTGCAGTGTGGCGGCATAAACTTCGAGCATGGCGCGCAGTTTGGCCCGGAAGGCGTGTTCGGTGGCCTGGGCGTGCAGCAGGCGCTGGCGCAGCGCCTGCAAGTGGCGTAGGATCACCTCGCGAAACAGGGTGGCTTTACTGGGGAAGTGGTAATACAGCGCGGCGTTGGTGACGCCGCAGGCGCGGGCAATCTCTCGGATGGATACGGCCCGATACCCCTGGCTGGCAAACATCTCTTCGGCCACCTGGAGGATGCGCTCCCGTCCGATCCGACGCTTTCCGCTTT includes:
- a CDS encoding TetR/AcrR family transcriptional regulator, which produces MAPKSGKRRIGRERILQVAEEMFASQGYRAVSIREIARACGVTNAALYYHFPSKATLFREVILRHLQALRQRLLHAQATEHAFRAKLRAMLEVYAATLHEHRTSMFALRRDISAWKDAPPEERKTLFRQAWQAVIEPFATVLQEALQQGQIRPVAPSATLATMLLGLLAGVLHQPTLLNQPDIPQAVEQALEVFLHGLDTAAYATQGEDDA